The following proteins are encoded in a genomic region of Musa acuminata AAA Group cultivar baxijiao chromosome BXJ2-11, Cavendish_Baxijiao_AAA, whole genome shotgun sequence:
- the LOC135627515 gene encoding uncharacterized protein LOC135627515, producing MTRSSGSPIASTADQLSGIMRTLETMAQVMQQQQQPVQQGNSDGTETSNQTGLGIGQFKKLSPPSFSGESDPIVAERWMMQIEKIFDALSYSDERKVFLATFMLEGEAEHWWRMIKRMSEIKHEPMTWKLFQEKFYDKYFPDCMREQKELEFLNLIQGSMTVTKYESKFTELSRFATHMTDDESRKARRFERGLRPAIRSRMSALKLQTYADTVERALKIERDMEEIQEIIGKNQRNKFTSKSRRENEYEDSNKRFKTSGFEKRKPWGRTQLCEKCGLNHETSRCFRVTGACFNCGKLGHQIKDCPLNRKREPLSPRPSAHARVYAITEQDSRASKSVVEGILHVSKRNAKVLFDPGSNLSFVSKYFACHLDIPPKSLDY from the coding sequence atgacgagatcatctggttctcctattgcatctactgctgatcaattgagtggtattatgcggactttggagactatggcacaagtgatgcaacaacaacaacaacctgtccaacaaggaaatagtgatgggacagagacatcaaaccagacggggttgggaattggacagtttaagaagcttagtcctcccagtttcagtggtgagtctgatccaattgtggcggaacgatggatgatgcagatagagaaaatatttgatgccttaagttactctgatgaacgaaaggtttttcttgccacctttatgctggaaggagaagctgaacactggtggagaatgattaagaggatgtctgaaatcaaacatgagccaatgacatggaagttattccaagaaaagttttacgacaaatattttccagattgcatgagagagcaaaaagaattggagttcttgaatcttatccagggaagcatgacggttacaaagtatgaatctaaatttactgagctctccaggtttgccacacatatgactgatgatgaatctagaaaggcaagaaggtttgaaaggggattacggccggcaataagaagccgaatgtcagctttaaaattacaaacatatgctgatacggtagaaagagctttgaaaattgaaagagacatggaggaaattcaagaaatcattggcaagaaccaaaggaacaaatttactagcaaaagcaggagagaaaatgaatacgaagatagtaacaagaggtttaagacatctggatttgagaaaaggaaaccatgggggaggactcagttatgtgaaaaatgcggattaaatcatgagacaagtcggtgttttcgggtgactggagcatgttttaattgtggaaagctaggtcatcaaataaaagattgcccactgaacaggaaaagagagccactgtctcctagaccctcagcccatgctagagtatacgctatcactgaacaagattctagagcttctaaatcagtggtggaaggtattcttcatgtttctaaaagaaatgcaaaagttttgtttgatcccggctccaacttatcgtttgtttcaaaatactttgcttgtcacttggatattccacctaaatccctggattat